Proteins encoded by one window of Geobacter sp. DSM 9736:
- a CDS encoding CV_2116 domain-containing protein encodes MQFYEYKGFTIYPMPRLLFDSDTWSVSLTIRRREKVKAFSAPNSFTTKGEAVFQCITFGKKIIDDEIFGYTIHDLL; translated from the coding sequence ATGCAGTTCTACGAGTATAAAGGCTTCACCATATACCCTATGCCGCGGCTTCTCTTCGATTCGGACACATGGTCGGTGAGCCTGACCATTCGGCGCCGGGAGAAGGTGAAGGCTTTCAGCGCACCCAACTCTTTCACCACCAAGGGGGAAGCCGTCTTTCAGTGCATCACCTTCGGCAAGAAGATAATCGACGACGAGATCTTTGGGTACACCATCCACGATCTGCTGTAG
- the cas2 gene encoding CRISPR-associated endonuclease Cas2, producing the protein MWIVVAYDVNTETRQGRRRLRRVAQVCKNFGQRVQKSVFECQVNEMKFEDLRRKLLREISEEEDNLRLYRLTEPREKNVESYGQTRTIFFDDDPLIV; encoded by the coding sequence ATGTGGATTGTCGTGGCCTACGATGTCAATACCGAAACGCGACAGGGGCGCAGGCGCCTGCGTCGCGTGGCGCAGGTCTGCAAGAACTTCGGCCAGCGGGTCCAGAAGTCGGTTTTCGAGTGCCAGGTGAATGAGATGAAGTTCGAGGACCTGCGCAGAAAGCTCCTAAGAGAGATCAGCGAGGAGGAGGATAATCTACGTCTGTACCGGCTGACGGAGCCGAGGGAGAAGAATGTGGAGAGTTACGGCCAGACGCGGACGATTTTTTTCGATGATGATCCGCTGATTGTCTGA
- the cas1c gene encoding type I-C CRISPR-associated endonuclease Cas1c, whose amino-acid sequence MKQLLNTLYVMTQGAYVCLDHETVKVEVDGKVQMQVPLHHLGAIVTFGNVMLSPFIMGRCADDGRAVVILGRNGRFKCRVTGKTHGNVLLRQAQYEAMRDPASAAAVARNIVAGKIKNSREILMRGARETGAHEEKAALHGAAQVLADSLFHLKDTLDIDHIRGLEGEAAHAYFNVFSTMVKEEDRASFTMNGRNRRPPLDPMNGLLSFLYTLLLNDCITAVEGVGLDSQMGFLHAIRPGRPSLGLDLMEEFRSVLADRLALTLINRKQITAKHFEVRSGGATYLNEAGRKEVLTSYQKRKQEEFHHPVLSEKVPFGLLPHVQARLLARYLRGDLEQYTPVLYS is encoded by the coding sequence ATGAAACAGCTCTTGAACACCCTCTACGTCATGACTCAGGGGGCTTACGTCTGCCTCGATCATGAGACGGTTAAGGTGGAGGTGGACGGGAAGGTGCAGATGCAGGTACCGCTGCACCACCTTGGGGCCATCGTCACCTTCGGTAATGTCATGTTGAGCCCGTTCATAATGGGGCGCTGTGCCGACGACGGCCGCGCGGTAGTGATACTTGGCCGGAACGGCCGTTTCAAGTGCCGCGTTACGGGTAAAACCCATGGAAACGTGCTGCTCAGGCAGGCGCAGTATGAGGCAATGCGCGATCCCGCATCTGCCGCGGCTGTAGCGAGGAACATCGTTGCGGGCAAGATAAAGAATTCACGGGAGATACTCATGCGGGGGGCGCGGGAGACCGGGGCACATGAAGAGAAAGCCGCGCTGCACGGAGCTGCGCAAGTCCTCGCAGATTCGCTCTTTCACCTGAAGGATACTCTGGACATCGACCATATCCGGGGACTGGAAGGAGAGGCGGCGCATGCGTATTTCAACGTCTTCTCCACGATGGTGAAGGAAGAGGATCGGGCTTCGTTCACCATGAACGGCAGGAACCGCCGTCCGCCGCTTGACCCCATGAACGGTCTACTGTCGTTTCTCTACACGCTTCTCCTGAATGACTGCATCACCGCAGTGGAAGGAGTGGGGCTCGACTCACAGATGGGATTTCTGCATGCTATTCGTCCGGGAAGACCGTCGCTTGGACTGGATTTGATGGAGGAGTTCCGCTCAGTGCTGGCGGACCGGCTGGCGCTGACCCTTATCAACCGGAAACAGATTACGGCAAAGCATTTCGAGGTGCGGTCGGGCGGCGCCACTTATCTGAATGAGGCGGGGCGAAAGGAGGTCCTGACTTCCTACCAGAAGCGGAAGCAGGAGGAGTTCCATCATCCCGTGCTCAGTGAGAAGGTGCCTTTCGGGCTGCTGCCCCACGTGCAGGCCAGGCTCCTTGCCCGGTACTTGCGCGGAGACCTGGAGCAGTACACACCCGTCCTTTACTCCTAG
- a CDS encoding four helix bundle protein: MAEGAGVDQGNILLNAFGPFAKDYGLRDQIRRAAVSIMLNIAEGFARKSNREFCQFLVIAHGSPAEVQAALYIALDQNYITQEQFENLYGMADETSKITMGFSRYLDQPKSKNSTQKTPNSTNSHKETT; encoded by the coding sequence ATGGCAGAAGGCGCGGGAGTTGACCAAGGAAATATATTGCTTAACGCTTTTGGCCCGTTTGCTAAAGATTACGGTCTGCGGGATCAAATTCGCCGTGCTGCTGTGTCGATTATGCTAAATATCGCTGAAGGTTTCGCCAGAAAGTCGAATCGTGAATTTTGCCAGTTCCTGGTTATCGCCCATGGCTCCCCTGCAGAAGTACAGGCTGCTCTCTATATTGCTCTCGACCAGAATTACATTACCCAAGAGCAATTTGAAAATTTGTACGGAATGGCCGACGAAACGTCAAAAATAACTATGGGATTTTCCAGGTATTTGGATCAACCGAAGAGCAAGAATTCAACTCAAAAAACTCCCAACTCCACAAACTCTCATAAGGAAACCACATGA
- the cas4 gene encoding CRISPR-associated protein Cas4, protein MDDLEPIMISALNHYLFCPRRCGLVHVEQVWSENLYTMRGNDVHENVDIESCQEVGAIHYERALPIWCRRLSLVGKADLVEFHNGEPYPVEYKSGRYKDFENDYVQLCAQALCLEEMFGVPVEKGALYWHGSRERKEIALTRTMRDRVEEVAASVQDILARHCVPPPVNDKRCEKCSLRESCLPHVVGEKGRSLKAVRELWSL, encoded by the coding sequence ATGGACGATCTTGAACCGATCATGATTTCCGCCCTGAATCACTACCTTTTCTGCCCGCGTAGATGTGGATTGGTGCATGTGGAGCAGGTTTGGAGTGAAAATCTTTACACTATGCGCGGTAACGATGTGCATGAGAATGTTGATATCGAATCCTGTCAGGAAGTAGGCGCAATTCACTATGAGAGGGCATTACCGATCTGGTGCCGGCGCTTGAGTCTGGTAGGTAAGGCTGATTTGGTGGAGTTTCACAATGGAGAGCCGTACCCAGTCGAATATAAGTCCGGTCGGTATAAAGATTTTGAGAATGATTATGTTCAGCTCTGCGCCCAGGCACTGTGCCTGGAAGAAATGTTCGGAGTTCCGGTGGAGAAGGGAGCTCTGTACTGGCACGGCTCGCGGGAGCGGAAGGAGATTGCCTTGACCCGGACCATGCGGGACAGGGTAGAGGAGGTGGCCGCCTCGGTCCAAGACATCCTGGCCCGGCACTGCGTGCCGCCGCCGGTGAACGACAAGCGTTGCGAGAAATGCTCCCTGCGGGAGTCGTGCCTGCCCCACGTGGTGGGAGAGAAGGGGAGGAGTTTGAAAGCTGTGAGAGAGTTGTGGAGTTTGTAG
- a CDS encoding CRISPR-associated endonuclease Cas3'', translating into MPEYLARSPKPDRGIPAQTYFQHVSEVLRLAAGFAKDAAVYSASGVLLREAVEYAAAYHDLGKLDEMNQTVLRTGGADRLPVAHWDAGAAHLLAGAKFKANSLAALSVYSHHSGLPSFAEEEVKGQGKVLRELSALERTNRELHRYLDAHVALFKNSTISSTPTRGSTFPLFMRMVLSCLVDADHTDSARHCGNSVPEGEVPLEPKRRLTVLDNYVANIPPEKGKEERNALRRQVYDACRNAQRAENGLIACDSPVGTGKTTAIMAHLLNVAAQKGLRRIFVVLPFTNIIDQSVDVYRKALVLEGEGVERERVVAAHHHKAEFEEETNRAFSFLWNAPVTVTTAVQFFETLASNHPATLRKLHQLAGSAIFIDEAHAALPAHLWPQAWKWLQELVRDWGCYIVMASGSLTRFWELPEFSEKQEPLPELVSPEAAVLARKAENQRIHYKLKDEAMSLDELCDWIETLPCPRLVILNTVQSAAVVARAFCRRHGRSNVEHLSTALAPVHRKETISRVRKRLKDENDRAWTLVATSCVEAGVDFSFRSAARELCSLVSALQTAGRVNRSGEYVTSELWGFRIKSGELLKEHPSFRISARVLSDMYREKMIAPEFCKEAMRREIRNRNQGMCADDPIVKAEKKSNFPEVNELFCVVPSNTMTVIVDEDLRRRIENHDRIDFREIQQKSVAIYMAKAIGYAVAPLRGQKALYAWTLAYDDFLGYMTGVLTVTDFADNCCI; encoded by the coding sequence ATGCCTGAGTATCTTGCTCGCAGTCCGAAACCGGATAGGGGGATTCCAGCACAGACGTATTTTCAGCATGTCTCTGAAGTTCTGCGTCTGGCGGCTGGCTTTGCGAAAGATGCGGCGGTCTATTCAGCCAGTGGCGTGCTCTTGCGCGAAGCGGTTGAATATGCCGCTGCATACCATGACCTTGGAAAGCTTGACGAAATGAATCAGACGGTACTGAGAACAGGAGGCGCGGACAGGTTGCCGGTCGCTCACTGGGACGCAGGCGCCGCCCATTTGCTGGCCGGGGCTAAATTCAAGGCTAATAGCCTGGCCGCGCTGTCAGTTTATTCCCATCATTCCGGCTTGCCTTCCTTCGCTGAGGAGGAGGTTAAAGGGCAAGGGAAGGTACTGCGCGAGCTTTCAGCCTTGGAGCGTACAAATAGAGAGTTGCATCGCTATCTGGACGCTCATGTTGCCCTGTTCAAGAATAGCACCATATCGTCAACCCCCACCAGGGGATCAACCTTCCCCCTGTTTATGCGCATGGTTCTGTCCTGTCTCGTGGATGCAGATCATACAGACAGTGCCAGGCATTGCGGAAATAGCGTGCCAGAGGGCGAGGTTCCCCTTGAACCGAAAAGGCGCCTTACCGTCCTTGATAACTACGTCGCCAACATACCTCCTGAAAAAGGGAAGGAGGAACGGAATGCGCTCAGGCGGCAGGTGTATGATGCCTGCCGCAACGCACAACGGGCTGAAAACGGCTTGATCGCCTGCGACAGTCCGGTTGGTACCGGCAAAACGACGGCTATCATGGCGCATCTGCTCAATGTTGCCGCGCAGAAGGGGTTACGGCGCATTTTTGTTGTGCTTCCCTTTACCAACATCATCGACCAGTCGGTCGACGTCTATCGCAAGGCGCTTGTACTGGAAGGAGAGGGGGTAGAGAGGGAAAGAGTCGTTGCCGCTCACCATCACAAGGCGGAATTCGAGGAGGAGACAAATCGGGCGTTTTCCTTTCTCTGGAATGCGCCGGTCACAGTGACTACGGCGGTGCAGTTCTTTGAAACACTGGCAAGCAACCACCCGGCAACGCTTCGCAAGCTGCATCAACTAGCCGGTTCCGCCATCTTCATCGATGAGGCCCATGCGGCGCTGCCGGCCCATCTCTGGCCCCAAGCGTGGAAATGGCTTCAGGAACTCGTGCGCGATTGGGGATGCTATATCGTCATGGCGTCCGGTTCATTGACGAGGTTCTGGGAACTTCCGGAATTCTCCGAAAAACAGGAGCCGCTTCCTGAGCTTGTTTCTCCGGAAGCTGCCGTATTAGCTCGGAAAGCCGAAAATCAGCGTATTCACTACAAGCTAAAAGACGAAGCGATGTCGCTGGATGAATTATGCGACTGGATTGAGACGTTGCCATGTCCCCGTCTCGTTATCCTCAATACGGTGCAATCCGCCGCTGTTGTCGCCAGAGCATTTTGCAGACGTCATGGCAGAAGCAATGTCGAGCATCTCTCAACGGCCCTGGCACCCGTTCATCGTAAGGAAACCATCAGTCGTGTGAGAAAGCGCCTCAAGGATGAGAATGACCGCGCCTGGACATTAGTTGCCACTTCTTGCGTTGAGGCGGGGGTGGATTTTTCCTTCCGGTCGGCGGCACGCGAATTGTGCAGCCTGGTAAGCGCGCTCCAGACTGCGGGCAGGGTAAACAGATCAGGGGAATACGTCACGTCCGAATTATGGGGCTTCAGGATCAAGTCAGGCGAACTCCTCAAAGAGCATCCGTCGTTCAGGATCTCTGCACGGGTTCTTTCCGATATGTATCGGGAAAAGATGATCGCCCCGGAATTCTGCAAGGAAGCTATGAGACGCGAGATTAGGAACCGCAACCAGGGGATGTGCGCCGATGATCCTATTGTCAAAGCTGAAAAGAAATCCAATTTTCCGGAAGTCAACGAGCTGTTTTGCGTGGTTCCTTCAAATACTATGACGGTTATCGTTGATGAGGACCTGCGTCGTCGAATCGAAAACCATGACAGGATTGACTTCAGAGAGATACAACAGAAGTCTGTGGCGATCTATATGGCAAAGGCTATCGGGTATGCCGTTGCCCCCTTGCGTGGGCAAAAAGCTCTTTACGCCTGGACTTTGGCCTATGATGATTTTCTCGGTTATATGACCGGTGTGCTGACGGTAACTGATTTTGCCGACAACTGTTGTATCTGA
- a CDS encoding type I CRISPR-associated protein Cas7, which produces MSNDKNQIMRATGLLVIEAINSNPNGDPDRESDPRQRPDGLGEISPVSFKRKLRDLVEDKQGPVWTELKSRRALNEDEFHILESRGRDRGKIKEELKDEAKVFKKKYWDARVFGNTFLEENASTSIKTGVVQFGMGLSVAPVIIERHTNTNKAGVEGDKDRGMAPMAYRIVQHGIYCMPFFVNPSAAHKSGCTAKDIQLLLDLIPHAYAHSRSYVRPNVEILHAWHIEHKSALGSCSDFKLIDALTPTRKEQYEQTASTSRKEYDIPTALSQEIQAKVACCNDLMEF; this is translated from the coding sequence ATGTCCAACGACAAGAACCAGATCATGCGTGCAACCGGCCTCCTCGTAATCGAAGCTATCAACTCCAACCCTAACGGCGATCCCGATCGTGAGAGCGATCCGCGTCAACGTCCCGATGGATTGGGAGAGATTTCTCCTGTGTCGTTCAAACGCAAGCTGCGTGACCTTGTAGAAGACAAGCAGGGGCCGGTATGGACGGAACTCAAATCTCGACGTGCCCTCAATGAGGACGAGTTTCACATACTTGAATCTCGCGGGCGGGATAGGGGCAAGATCAAGGAAGAGCTGAAGGACGAAGCAAAGGTATTCAAGAAAAAGTATTGGGATGCCCGGGTGTTCGGAAATACTTTTCTTGAAGAGAACGCCTCAACCAGCATCAAGACTGGCGTTGTGCAGTTCGGTATGGGACTTTCTGTTGCTCCGGTCATCATCGAGCGCCACACCAACACCAATAAAGCTGGCGTTGAAGGCGATAAAGACCGTGGCATGGCGCCGATGGCTTACCGGATTGTGCAGCACGGGATTTACTGCATGCCGTTCTTTGTGAATCCCAGTGCAGCGCACAAATCAGGCTGTACGGCAAAGGATATTCAACTGCTGCTGGATTTGATCCCCCACGCCTATGCCCATTCCCGGTCGTATGTGCGGCCAAACGTTGAGATTCTCCACGCCTGGCACATCGAACACAAATCAGCACTTGGTTCGTGTTCAGATTTCAAGTTGATTGATGCATTGACGCCCACAAGGAAGGAGCAATACGAACAAACCGCCTCCACGAGCAGAAAAGAATACGACATTCCGACAGCGCTTTCTCAGGAAATTCAAGCCAAGGTTGCATGCTGCAATGATTTGATGGAGTTCTGA
- the cas5 gene encoding CRISPR-associated protein Cas5, whose translation MKEYVIQLEVAGPTAMWTRPDTGDSPVSYPLPTYSATKGLFESVVRIETVEIVPTKVEICAPVVFHNYATNYGGPLRKSAIMPNGSYQLLATVLINVCYRLYAEIRPARFNRSLSEKARIQASKGLNALHACQGMFNRRLEKGQWHNTPCLGWREFVPDYMGPFRDETRIQEDINLCFPSFLFSVFTPAGERQPIYTPDAQVKNGRLIYAE comes from the coding sequence ATGAAAGAGTATGTCATTCAGTTGGAGGTTGCAGGACCGACGGCCATGTGGACAAGGCCGGATACCGGCGATTCTCCAGTGAGCTATCCTTTACCGACGTATTCGGCGACAAAAGGGTTGTTCGAGTCGGTGGTCAGGATCGAGACCGTGGAAATCGTGCCGACTAAGGTAGAAATCTGTGCGCCTGTGGTCTTTCACAACTATGCCACCAACTATGGAGGACCCTTGCGAAAGTCTGCCATTATGCCAAATGGCAGCTATCAACTGCTGGCAACGGTACTTATCAATGTCTGTTATCGTCTGTATGCCGAAATCAGACCGGCGCGCTTCAACAGGTCTCTCTCGGAAAAGGCACGAATACAGGCCAGCAAGGGGCTCAACGCCTTGCATGCCTGTCAGGGTATGTTCAACCGCCGCTTGGAGAAAGGACAGTGGCACAATACGCCATGCCTTGGCTGGCGCGAGTTCGTGCCTGATTATATGGGTCCATTTCGTGATGAGACTCGGATACAGGAGGATATAAATCTCTGCTTCCCCAGTTTTCTGTTTTCGGTATTTACCCCTGCAGGGGAGAGGCAGCCGATTTACACGCCTGATGCCCAGGTGAAAAACGGGAGGCTTATTTATGCTGAATGA